One region of Besnoitia besnoiti strain Bb-Ger1 chromosome Unknown contig00098, whole genome shotgun sequence genomic DNA includes:
- a CDS encoding cytochrome b (encoded by transcript BESB_086140), which produces MYLRYVELSHPDNSIPVNRFVTPLHIVPEWYFLAYYAVLKVIPSKTGGLLVFMSSLINLALLSEIRALNTRMLIRQHFMTRNVVSGWVIIWVYSMIFLIIIGSAIPQATYILYGRLATIVYLTTGLVLCLY; this is translated from the exons atgtacttacg ctatgtcgaattatcgcacccagataactccataccagtgaaccggtttgtaactccgcttcatatcgtacctgaatggtactttttagcatattatgcggtgttaaaagtaatcccatccaaaaccggtggtttgttagtatttatgtcctctctcattaacttagctcttttatctgaaattcgagctttgaatactcgaatgttgatacgacaacattttatgactcgaaatgtagtcagtggatgggtaattatttgggtatacagtatgatcttcttgattattattggtagtgctattccacaagcgacttatatcttatatggtagattagctactatcgtatatcttactaccggattggttctatgcttatactaa